Proteins encoded in a region of the Dreissena polymorpha isolate Duluth1 chromosome 6, UMN_Dpol_1.0, whole genome shotgun sequence genome:
- the LOC127836073 gene encoding uncharacterized protein LOC127836073, whose amino-acid sequence MLNEDIQRYNYVFVSETYGAVDKALLPEVVCADEMKAIKERLAQVEEEQELEKERNFRLNHGPGRRSYKGDAVAFFATIGASVEHLEQGQTVVFDQLLTMLDSAHSVVAYSATTGVFTAPLNGLYVFFVTLLALN is encoded by the exons atgttaaatgaagatatccagcgatataattatg TTTTTGTCTCCGAGACATACGGCGCTGTTGACAAAGCCCTATTGCCGGAAGTAGTTTGCGCGGACGAAATGAAAGCCATCAAGGAGAGACTCGCACAGGTTGAAGAAGAACAGGAGCTCGAAAAGGAACGCAATTTTCGATTAAATCATG GTCCTGGAAGGCGCTCATACAAAGGTGACGCAGTGGCTTTCTTTGCAACGATTGGTGCATCAGTTGAACATCTGGAGCAGGGACAGACAGTCGTGTTCGATCAACTTTTGACCATGCTCGATTCAGCACATTCTGTAGTGGCTTATAGTGCCACCACTGGCGTCTTTACAGCCCCATTGAACGGGTTGTACGTTTTCTTTGTTACATTATTGGCACTTAACTGA